From Apium graveolens cultivar Ventura chromosome 9, ASM990537v1, whole genome shotgun sequence, the proteins below share one genomic window:
- the LOC141685383 gene encoding uncharacterized protein LOC141685383 produces MARNCREPVQKVNVLRIVGPPLPETPTAQSRARTFNMTMKDAVQNVDVVAGTLVINSVEVEVLMDSGATRSFIAESVIDRLKCIAYLLETTLIIEVAIQERVTANRICPNCELLIDSDIQNKEAGKFLTAIQTKRLLRQGCEAYLAHVKDVEAESLRIKDIPVVKDFLDVFLDELPGLPPDREIEFMIDLAPGTEPVLKAPYRMAPVKMKELTIQLQELLNKGVIHLSVSPWADTLSRKEMLNVLTSFEELIKEFEKLEIEVRVLEFVNEATYAMTFQPEILEKIRYCQE; encoded by the exons ATGGCAAGGAACTGTAgggagcctgttcagaaggtaAATGTTCTTAGGATTGTTGGACCACCACTCCCAGAAACACCAACAGCCCAGTCAAGGGCAAGGACATtcaacatgaccatgaaagatgCAGTGCAGAATgtggatgtggtagcaggtacGCTTGTTATAAATTCAGTAGAAGTCGAAGTGTTAATGGActctggagctactagatcttttattgcTGAAAGTGTTATTGATAGATTAAAGTGCATTGCGTATCTTCTTGAAACCACTTTAATTATAGAAGTAGCGATTCAAGAAAGAGTTACTGCCAACAGGATTTGTCCTAATTGCGAATTGCTTATAGACa GTGATATTCAGAATAAAGAGGCAGGAAAGTTTCTAACGGCTATCCAAACGAAGAGATTATTACGACAGGGATGCGAagcgtatttggctcatgtaaAAGATGTAGAGGCAGAATCCTTAAGAATTAaggatattccagtagttaaagATTTTCTCGATGTGTTTCtagatgaattacctggactacctccggatcgagaGATTGAGTTCATGATCGATTtagctcctggaacggaaccagttttgAAAGCTCCCTATCGAATGGCGCCTGTCAAGATGAAGGAATTAACGAtacaattgcaagaattgttaaaCAAAGGAGTAATTCACctgagtgtatccccgtggg CGGATACGTTAAGCCGCAAGGAAATGTTGAATGTGTTGACTTCGTTCGAagagttgatcaaggaatttgagaagttgGAAATAGAAGTACGAGTTCTAGAATTTGTAAATGAAGCAACGTATGCGATGACATTTCAGCcagagattttggaaaagattcgatatTGTCAAGAATAA